From a region of the Streptacidiphilus albus JL83 genome:
- a CDS encoding polymorphic toxin-type HINT domain-containing protein, translating to MTDARQCAALSRGLLVRAKSLWDGRRGTWGRIAFAVVGAMLVQTSVAGAVQAQAKTVAVAPKANLGHPVAVTPVPMKSLQRQKPPANYVPTATHWPTAATSALPLVAAGRARSSAVASKQQSAAGAVWGQAVTPTKGGYSGPTSLGVKVLSHAAAAAVGVSGVLAEVTPSGGGRGTVRVGVDYAAFAQAYGGDYPSRLQLVELPACALTTPQLAACRTRTQLPSTNDTASQAMSTTVTLGQAPAAAKASGQVGAAAATRSAVGSGAMVIALTSSTSPADGGGAGGQYGATSLKASGSWTAGSSSGAFDYTYPIQLPPAISSLAPTVDLSYDSGSVDGETAATQAQSSWVGDGWSTADSYVEQSYVNCSDAPEGVTLPSAEQTDDSCYDGPVLTLSLGGSSASLIQDSSGNWHTTDDNGDVVKHVTGSGNGSGTYNTDYWTVTDRSGTVYEFGRNELPGWSSGKATTNSVDSEPVYSANKGDPCYSSSGFSASVCTMAYRWHLDYVKDLHGNAMAYYYTQATNYYGEDKGAHEVSYVRDSYLSHIDYGFTDGNAYGTPADRVAYTPGERCLTGTCDPIASNQGNWPDVPTDLICASGATCSSYGPAFFSTVRLTNIAAEQYNGTTYVTVDNYALGQTIPTTGTYNTSTLQLDSVTRTGEDTTGGSSTNVALPAETFGYEMMANRVNYTSGTGSGLGPMNRYRLTSVTTDSGSVISVVYELVTPCTATSIATLTPSTNTASCFPVEWTPPSAAASPSVYTDWFNKYSVESVSQSDPSGGSAGLFTAYKYPGGAGAWHYDDNEVVQAKYRTYGQWRGFGDVQTFTGQGTDPLTESEVWYYRGMDGDWLSSTSTRSVSLTDSQHVAHTDSNQLAGDVLESATYTYDGGPVDHSIINSYWVSAPTATRTRTGLPALTANAVQQVETWSRQAITGASPASWQTTETDNSYDTNTSSPTFGMVLYTYKHGDLSLAGTAASQETCTQTTYAPANTALNLTGLAAETEVDDKPCGGTSPAGASAPTAAQTNALTAPTTLNRATDVISDTRTFYDNPTMAETWPQPSAPTWPQSAPTVGDSSVVQVANGYNGSAFTYQTKSASTFDTYGRPTSSWDGNGNQTTFVYSDTSYLTNTQIQVTNPLSQATTTVFDPERALPVLVTDANNVVTTLHVDALGRTIAVWKDSRATKSAANELISYAYPAGSTVTPVVVTTQTLNDESGYSTSTTLYDALMRVRQTQTQAVSSAAGRIITDTFYDSHGWTYKSNANYWDNTSSPNGTLVQVADNLSQQQTLTSHDGLGRPTVVTSLDDSQVKQTSYTQYLGDSTVTVPPTGGTATATVSDALGRTTELDQYTTAPTVTTSTTGGFTTATVTGGTTQATKYTFNAQGRAYQTIDSQDETWATGYNFLGQSVSKVDPDAGSTPAASPTLYDGNGNVLQSTDSAGITQSFTYDKLNRKTAEYDATVAGQSASNMVASWAYDNSNNLVSGMTDPIGQLTTQYSYTPAGTFKVQAKGFNVFGESLGETYTVPGTSSLAGTYAYQHTYTPTTGLPRATLIPAAGGMAAEAVTIGYCAYSGLDEPCTLGGTNGYTQNVAYTDLGQVAQEVVGSATNQASVSNTFDPLTGALTDENIVNTAVSSTPMDDTSYGYDPSGNLTSQTDVRGGTATETQCYTYDPLDRLSSAWTTASTASSCPTAPTPANVATTVGDGITGSAYWTSWTYDPLGQPQTQTQHSLTGGNDTSIGYKYGGSATGCAASTGAHTLTTATTTTGTTSAVSSYCYDQLGDTTSRTTTAGQQTLQWNDEGQLYTASTGSNTTDYYYDASGNVVERVDPNGTTLFLPDQQITLATTGNVLGNTRAYPLPGGGQVVITPTAYGFEFADTHDTGTVSLDSTTANPSWQQETPYGAPRGAAAGSSWLDPNGYLDKPQDPSDSLTTIGAREYDTALGRFISLDPALETTSPQQLNGYTYAADNPTTGSDPTGLMLQSMSDGDEPVSLSVLDQLTPNPSPSTPGATEIFPGVMLPNNTTHFAAVRQDFYKLVAQDCEPKSIECLDPTSDYPGAGTDTANGMLNTALLSACADERCSSAVGLAYKAMMSIASLTALVGPDGHAGRIGEDQINSLVKQLGGQDPQVANWVDFTESDENPGCGTNSFAPSTQVLLADGKTKSIKNLKDGDKVEAADPATGKPVGPEPVTATMVNYDHNLVDITIDTGHGHTAVLHTTTEHPFWDNTLHAWINAAALTLGHALATVGTHPTATVESVTPTFGAADRYNLTIQQLHTYYVLAGTTPVLVHNSSSCPTGRLSDPLPRGMNNKIAAAYDLVKSGQLTSHDIYSGREYPWWAGSEEYRVPGRPDSDRILVKTLPNGDQVFGWTSTHYQKIQKFSAPQFPDSGW from the coding sequence GTGACCGATGCGCGGCAATGTGCCGCCTTGAGCAGGGGGCTGTTGGTGCGGGCGAAGTCGTTGTGGGACGGTCGGCGTGGGACCTGGGGGCGGATCGCCTTCGCAGTGGTCGGCGCCATGCTCGTGCAGACGAGCGTGGCGGGTGCGGTGCAGGCCCAGGCGAAGACCGTGGCTGTCGCCCCGAAGGCGAACCTGGGCCACCCTGTCGCTGTGACGCCCGTGCCGATGAAGAGCCTTCAACGGCAGAAGCCGCCAGCCAACTACGTTCCCACCGCCACGCACTGGCCGACCGCAGCGACATCCGCGCTGCCACTGGTGGCTGCAGGCCGGGCCCGGTCGAGCGCCGTCGCGAGCAAGCAGCAGTCCGCAGCCGGCGCGGTCTGGGGTCAGGCCGTGACGCCCACGAAGGGTGGCTACAGCGGCCCGACGTCTCTGGGCGTGAAGGTGCTGAGCCACGCTGCCGCCGCTGCGGTCGGCGTCAGTGGCGTCCTCGCCGAGGTCACTCCCTCCGGCGGCGGCCGTGGCACGGTGCGCGTCGGTGTCGACTATGCGGCCTTCGCCCAGGCCTATGGCGGTGACTACCCCTCTCGCCTGCAACTGGTCGAGCTTCCCGCCTGCGCGCTGACGACCCCCCAGCTCGCCGCCTGCCGCACCCGGACCCAACTGCCCAGCACCAACGACACCGCGTCACAGGCGATGTCGACCACCGTGACCCTGGGGCAGGCCCCCGCAGCAGCGAAAGCTTCCGGCCAGGTCGGTGCTGCGGCCGCCACGCGTTCCGCTGTTGGATCCGGGGCGATGGTGATCGCCCTGACTTCCTCCACGTCGCCGGCCGACGGTGGTGGGGCCGGTGGGCAGTACGGCGCCACCTCGCTGAAGGCTTCGGGCTCGTGGACAGCAGGTAGTTCGTCGGGGGCGTTCGACTACACATACCCGATCCAGCTGCCGCCCGCGATCTCCAGCCTTGCACCTACAGTCGACCTGTCCTACGACTCGGGCAGCGTCGACGGGGAGACAGCGGCTACCCAGGCGCAGTCCTCGTGGGTCGGTGACGGCTGGAGCACCGCCGACTCCTACGTCGAGCAGTCGTATGTCAACTGCTCGGACGCGCCCGAGGGTGTGACGCTTCCCAGTGCCGAGCAGACCGATGACTCCTGCTACGACGGTCCGGTCCTGACGCTGTCGCTCGGAGGGAGTTCCGCGTCGCTGATCCAGGACAGCAGCGGCAACTGGCACACCACCGACGACAACGGCGACGTCGTCAAGCATGTCACGGGCAGTGGGAACGGCTCCGGGACGTACAACACGGACTACTGGACGGTGACCGACCGCTCGGGCACGGTCTACGAGTTCGGCCGCAACGAGCTGCCGGGCTGGTCCTCGGGGAAGGCGACGACCAACTCGGTCGACTCGGAGCCGGTGTACTCGGCGAACAAGGGAGATCCGTGCTACTCGTCGTCGGGGTTCAGCGCATCGGTGTGCACGATGGCGTACCGCTGGCACTTGGACTACGTCAAGGACCTGCACGGCAACGCGATGGCCTACTACTACACCCAGGCCACGAACTACTACGGCGAGGACAAAGGCGCCCACGAGGTCTCCTATGTCCGTGACAGCTACCTGAGCCACATCGACTACGGCTTCACCGACGGCAATGCCTACGGCACCCCTGCCGACCGGGTCGCCTACACCCCGGGCGAGCGGTGCCTGACCGGCACCTGCGACCCGATCGCCTCCAATCAGGGCAACTGGCCCGATGTCCCCACCGACCTGATCTGTGCGTCGGGCGCCACCTGCAGCAGCTACGGGCCGGCCTTCTTCTCCACGGTCCGGCTGACGAACATCGCGGCCGAGCAGTACAACGGCACGACGTATGTCACGGTCGACAACTATGCGCTTGGCCAGACGATCCCGACGACCGGGACCTACAACACCAGCACGCTGCAACTGGACTCGGTTACCCGTACCGGCGAGGACACCACCGGCGGCTCTTCCACCAACGTTGCACTCCCGGCGGAGACGTTCGGGTACGAGATGATGGCGAACCGGGTCAACTACACCAGCGGGACCGGTTCGGGACTGGGGCCGATGAACCGCTACCGGCTCACCTCGGTAACGACCGATTCCGGCAGTGTGATCAGCGTCGTCTACGAGCTGGTCACCCCTTGCACCGCCACCAGTATCGCCACGCTCACGCCATCGACGAACACGGCATCCTGTTTCCCGGTGGAGTGGACACCCCCGAGCGCTGCAGCCTCACCGAGCGTGTACACGGACTGGTTCAACAAGTACTCGGTGGAGTCGGTATCGCAGTCGGACCCGTCGGGTGGTTCGGCGGGGTTGTTCACCGCCTACAAGTACCCGGGTGGGGCTGGGGCGTGGCATTACGACGACAACGAGGTCGTGCAGGCCAAGTACCGCACCTACGGGCAGTGGCGGGGATTCGGTGACGTGCAGACGTTCACCGGACAGGGCACCGACCCGCTGACCGAGTCCGAGGTCTGGTACTACCGTGGGATGGACGGGGACTGGCTGTCCTCCACCAGCACACGCTCGGTCTCCCTGACCGACTCTCAGCACGTTGCGCATACCGACAGCAACCAGCTGGCCGGTGACGTCCTGGAGTCCGCCACCTACACCTACGACGGTGGCCCGGTCGACCACTCCATCATCAACTCGTACTGGGTGTCTGCGCCCACCGCCACTCGCACCCGCACTGGCCTGCCCGCACTGACGGCCAACGCGGTTCAGCAGGTGGAGACGTGGAGCCGCCAGGCGATCACTGGCGCCTCTCCGGCGTCATGGCAGACGACGGAGACCGACAACAGCTATGACACCAACACCTCCTCGCCGACGTTCGGGATGGTGCTGTACACCTACAAGCACGGAGACCTGTCGCTCGCTGGGACCGCTGCCTCGCAGGAGACGTGCACCCAGACCACGTACGCACCCGCGAACACCGCCCTCAACCTGACCGGCCTTGCAGCGGAGACCGAGGTCGACGACAAGCCTTGCGGTGGAACCTCACCTGCCGGAGCCAGCGCCCCCACGGCAGCGCAGACCAACGCGCTCACCGCGCCCACGACGCTGAACCGGGCCACCGACGTCATCTCGGACACCCGTACGTTCTACGACAACCCGACGATGGCTGAGACCTGGCCTCAGCCCAGCGCGCCGACCTGGCCGCAGAGCGCGCCGACCGTCGGCGACTCATCGGTCGTCCAGGTTGCCAACGGCTACAACGGCAGCGCCTTCACCTACCAGACGAAGTCCGCCAGCACCTTTGACACTTACGGCCGACCCACATCCAGCTGGGACGGGAACGGCAACCAGACGACCTTCGTCTACAGCGACACCTCATACCTGACCAACACGCAGATCCAGGTAACCAACCCACTCAGCCAGGCCACGACCACCGTGTTCGACCCCGAGCGAGCGCTCCCGGTGCTGGTGACTGATGCGAACAACGTAGTAACGACGCTGCACGTGGACGCGCTGGGGCGGACGATCGCGGTCTGGAAGGACTCGCGGGCCACGAAGTCGGCCGCCAACGAGCTCATCTCCTACGCCTACCCCGCCGGTTCGACCGTGACACCGGTGGTGGTGACGACGCAGACGCTGAACGACGAGTCGGGCTACTCAACGTCCACCACGTTGTACGACGCGCTCATGCGGGTGCGCCAGACCCAGACGCAGGCGGTCAGCTCCGCGGCCGGACGGATCATCACCGATACCTTCTATGACAGCCACGGCTGGACCTACAAGAGCAACGCGAACTACTGGGACAACACCTCCAGCCCCAACGGCACCCTCGTCCAGGTCGCCGACAACCTGTCCCAGCAGCAGACTCTGACCAGCCATGACGGCCTTGGGCGACCCACAGTGGTCACCTCACTGGACGACTCGCAGGTCAAGCAGACCTCTTACACCCAGTACCTGGGCGACAGCACCGTGACGGTACCGCCGACGGGCGGCACCGCGACTGCGACCGTCAGCGACGCGCTGGGCCGCACCACCGAGCTCGACCAGTACACCACCGCGCCGACCGTGACCACTTCCACCACTGGTGGGTTCACTACCGCGACCGTGACCGGTGGCACGACCCAGGCCACGAAGTACACCTTCAACGCCCAGGGTCGCGCCTACCAGACCATCGACAGCCAGGACGAGACCTGGGCGACCGGCTACAACTTCCTCGGCCAGTCCGTCAGCAAGGTCGACCCCGACGCCGGGAGCACCCCGGCCGCCTCGCCGACCCTGTACGACGGCAACGGGAATGTCCTGCAGTCCACCGACTCGGCTGGCATCACCCAGTCGTTCACCTACGACAAGCTGAACCGCAAGACTGCCGAGTACGACGCCACAGTCGCCGGCCAGTCGGCGTCGAACATGGTCGCGTCCTGGGCCTACGACAACAGCAACAACCTCGTGTCCGGGATGACCGACCCGATCGGCCAGCTCACCACCCAGTACTCCTACACTCCTGCTGGAACGTTCAAAGTCCAGGCCAAGGGCTTCAACGTCTTCGGCGAGTCCCTCGGCGAGACCTACACCGTCCCCGGCACCAGCTCTCTGGCCGGCACCTACGCCTACCAGCACACGTACACCCCCACCACGGGACTACCGAGGGCGACCCTGATCCCGGCGGCCGGCGGAATGGCCGCAGAGGCAGTGACAATAGGCTACTGCGCCTACAGCGGCCTGGACGAACCTTGCACGCTGGGTGGCACCAACGGCTACACCCAGAATGTCGCCTACACCGATCTCGGCCAGGTCGCGCAGGAGGTCGTCGGGTCCGCGACCAACCAGGCCAGTGTCTCGAACACCTTCGACCCGCTCACTGGCGCGCTGACCGACGAGAACATCGTCAACACCGCCGTGTCGAGCACCCCGATGGACGACACCAGCTACGGATACGACCCCTCGGGCAACCTCACCTCCCAGACCGACGTCCGCGGCGGCACCGCAACCGAGACCCAGTGCTATACCTATGACCCCCTGGACCGCCTGAGTTCTGCCTGGACCACCGCCAGCACAGCCAGCAGTTGCCCGACTGCGCCGACCCCGGCGAATGTGGCCACCACGGTCGGCGACGGCATCACGGGCAGCGCCTACTGGACCAGCTGGACCTATGACCCTCTCGGCCAACCGCAGACCCAGACCCAGCACTCCCTGACCGGTGGCAACGACACCTCTATCGGCTACAAGTACGGCGGTAGCGCCACCGGCTGCGCCGCCAGTACGGGTGCCCATACCCTGACCACTGCCACCACCACGACCGGTACCACCAGCGCGGTGAGCAGCTACTGCTACGACCAGCTTGGCGACACCACCTCACGCACCACCACTGCCGGCCAACAGACCCTCCAGTGGAATGACGAGGGCCAGCTCTACACCGCCAGTACCGGCTCCAACACCACCGACTACTACTACGACGCCAGCGGCAACGTCGTCGAGCGCGTCGACCCCAACGGCACCACTCTGTTCCTGCCCGACCAGCAGATCACCCTGGCCACTACCGGCAACGTTCTCGGTAACACCCGTGCCTACCCACTGCCAGGCGGCGGACAGGTCGTGATCACTCCCACCGCCTACGGCTTCGAGTTCGCCGACACCCACGACACCGGGACCGTCAGCCTCGACAGCACTACGGCGAACCCTTCGTGGCAGCAGGAGACCCCCTACGGTGCCCCGCGCGGCGCCGCAGCTGGCAGCAGCTGGCTCGACCCCAACGGTTACCTCGACAAACCCCAGGACCCCAGCGACTCCCTCACCACAATCGGCGCCCGCGAGTACGACACCGCCCTCGGCCGCTTCATCAGCCTCGACCCCGCCCTGGAGACCACCAGTCCTCAGCAGCTCAACGGCTACACCTACGCCGCTGACAACCCCACCACTGGCAGTGACCCCACGGGCCTGATGCTCCAGTCCATGTCTGACGGGGACGAACCCGTGTCACTGTCTGTCCTGGACCAGCTCACCCCCAACCCTTCCCCAAGCACCCCTGGCGCCACCGAGATCTTCCCCGGTGTCATGCTCCCGAACAACACCACGCACTTTGCCGCAGTCCGCCAGGATTTCTACAAACTTGTGGCACAGGACTGCGAGCCCAAGAGCATCGAGTGCCTCGACCCCACGTCGGACTATCCCGGTGCTGGAACCGACACCGCCAACGGCATGCTCAATACGGCGCTGCTGAGCGCCTGCGCGGACGAACGCTGCTCCAGTGCCGTGGGCCTCGCTTACAAGGCCATGATGTCAATCGCCTCCTTGACAGCACTGGTCGGCCCAGACGGGCACGCCGGCAGGATCGGCGAGGACCAGATCAACAGCCTGGTGAAGCAGCTCGGCGGCCAGGACCCACAAGTTGCTAATTGGGTAGATTTCACCGAAAGCGACGAAAACCCGGGCTGCGGTACCAACAGCTTTGCACCCAGTACCCAGGTACTCCTTGCCGACGGCAAAACAAAGTCCATCAAGAACCTCAAGGATGGCGACAAGGTAGAAGCAGCCGACCCCGCCACCGGCAAGCCCGTCGGCCCCGAGCCTGTCACCGCCACGATGGTCAACTACGACCACAACCTTGTCGACATCACAATTGACACCGGCCACGGCCACACTGCAGTCCTGCACACCACCACCGAACACCCCTTCTGGGATAACACCCTCCACGCCTGGATCAACGCCGCAGCCCTCACCCTTGGCCATGCTCTGGCCACTGTCGGCACCCACCCCACTGCCACCGTCGAGAGCGTCACGCCGACCTTCGGCGCCGCCGACCGCTACAACCTGACCATCCAGCAACTCCACACGTACTATGTACTCGCCGGTACGACGCCAGTTCTAGTTCACAACAGTTCCTCCTGCCCGACCGGGCGTCTGTCCGATCCCTTGCCCAGGGGAATGAATAACAAGATTGCCGCAGCGTACGATCTTGTTAAATCGGGACAGCTTACGTCGCACGATATCTATTCGGGGCGCGAATATCCTTGGTGGGCAGGCTCGGAAGAATATCGTGTCCCCGGCAGGCCGGACAGTGACAGGATTCTAGTGAAGACGCTGCCCAATGGTGACCAGGTATTTGGGTGGACGAGCACGCATTATCAAAAGATCCAAAAGTTTAGTGCGCCACAATTCCCCGACTCTGGATGGTAG